One Weissella ceti DNA window includes the following coding sequences:
- the greA gene encoding transcription elongation factor GreA, which translates to MSAEKEYPMTADGQQKLEDELNTLIMETRAEITGRIQNARSFGDLSENSEYQSAKDEQAFVEGRIKTLQHMLDNAVIIDSSEVASDEVSVGKIVTFKELPDEEPETYSIVGAVEADPLEGKISNESPIAKALLGHVIGDQVEVPLPNGIVITVEILAVEAA; encoded by the coding sequence ATGAGCGCAGAAAAAGAATATCCAATGACGGCCGACGGCCAACAAAAACTTGAAGATGAACTAAACACGTTGATTATGGAAACACGTGCCGAAATTACTGGCCGTATCCAAAACGCCCGAAGCTTTGGAGATCTTTCTGAAAACTCAGAATACCAATCAGCTAAGGATGAACAAGCCTTCGTTGAAGGACGTATCAAGACATTGCAACACATGCTTGATAACGCTGTTATCATCGACTCATCTGAAGTTGCTTCAGATGAAGTGTCTGTTGGTAAGATTGTCACGTTCAAGGAACTTCCTGACGAAGAACCAGAAACATACAGCATCGTTGGTGCCGTTGAAGCTGATCCTCTAGAAGGTAAGATTTCAAACGAATCACCAATCGCTAAGGCTTTGCTTGGACACGTTATCGGTGACCAAGTTGAAGTACCACTTCCTAACGGAATTGTGATTACTGTTGAAATCTTGGCAGTCGAAGCTGCTTAA
- the mltG gene encoding endolytic transglycosylase MltG yields MIKFLSKLPGWVKFLLAMTVIVVVGGITVTYIQNDKQDYSALNTKDDKAREVRIKEGSSPKQMASALSEAGVLRSQRAFVNFVSTENYTDLKAGYYQLSPAMPVEDIVLALRLGGSAVPSNNKNVILVREGEIIDDIAKQVGEKTNFSEKSFLKAVNDKKLFDALKADYPGLLDSAAKAKGVRYLLEGYLYPATYNWQDAETVEDLVTMMVRQEYIALKPYFKEIKDSKMTIHEVLTLASLVEREGVDKESRGKIAGVFLNRLDIDMPLQSDVSTKYALKTKRANLSIKDVQNEDPYNNYVHAGFGPGPMNNPSVNAVLAVLNPKDREQDYLYFVANLKDGKIYYSHDYDAHLGLTDSVQADNDQIGLLDKPE; encoded by the coding sequence ATGATTAAGTTTTTATCCAAACTACCAGGTTGGGTGAAGTTCTTACTAGCGATGACGGTGATTGTTGTTGTTGGAGGAATTACAGTGACCTACATTCAAAACGATAAACAAGACTACTCTGCGCTGAACACAAAGGATGATAAGGCGCGTGAAGTACGTATTAAGGAAGGTTCATCACCAAAGCAAATGGCGTCAGCCTTGAGCGAAGCCGGTGTATTGCGCTCACAACGCGCCTTTGTTAATTTCGTAAGTACTGAAAATTATACAGATTTGAAGGCAGGCTACTACCAACTTTCACCTGCTATGCCGGTTGAAGACATTGTGTTAGCGTTACGTCTTGGGGGATCAGCGGTTCCTTCAAATAACAAGAATGTTATTCTTGTTCGTGAAGGTGAAATCATTGATGACATCGCTAAGCAAGTCGGTGAAAAGACTAATTTTAGTGAAAAGAGTTTCTTGAAGGCAGTTAACGACAAGAAGTTGTTTGATGCTTTGAAGGCAGATTATCCTGGTTTGCTTGATTCAGCGGCTAAGGCAAAGGGTGTCCGTTACTTGTTGGAAGGGTACCTATACCCAGCCACATATAACTGGCAAGATGCAGAAACCGTTGAAGACTTGGTAACGATGATGGTGCGTCAAGAATACATCGCTTTGAAGCCTTACTTTAAGGAAATCAAGGATTCTAAGATGACTATCCACGAAGTTTTGACACTTGCGTCACTTGTTGAACGTGAAGGAGTTGATAAGGAAAGTCGTGGTAAGATTGCAGGGGTCTTCTTGAACCGTTTGGACATTGATATGCCATTGCAATCTGACGTCTCAACGAAGTATGCGTTGAAGACAAAGCGTGCTAACTTGAGTATTAAGGATGTTCAAAACGAAGATCCATACAATAATTATGTACACGCTGGCTTTGGACCTGGTCCAATGAACAACCCTAGTGTGAATGCAGTCTTGGCTGTATTGAACCCTAAGGATCGTGAACAAGATTACTTGTATTTCGTGGCTAACTTGAAGGATGGTAAAATTTACTATTCACACGATTACGATGCGCATCTTGGTTTGACTGACTCAGTTCAAGCTGATAACGATCAAATCGGATTACTAGATAAGCCTGAATAA